ACAGAGGTGATAGTTACTTCTGGGGCATTGTCGTTCATGTCTACAACAGTGACATGAATTTTAGCTCTGCCCCAGAGACCAAGACCATCTTGGGCCTCTACTTCTATGTCATAGAATTCTGTATCTTCATAATCTAGATTTTTTAAGGTTGTTAATTCTCCAGTCACAGAATTCAGTTGAAATATTTGTGAGGTCTTCCCAGGTATTTTCACTTGAAAGTATCTTACCTGAGAATTGATTCCTTCATCTGCATCCGTGGCATTTACTGTGAGCAGTGTTGTCCCCTGGGGTACATTCTCAGGAACATTCACGGTATAAATTGGTTGAGTAAATACTGGTGCGTTGTCATTTCCATCCAGGACAGTCACGAGGATTCGAGCAGTGCCAGAGTGGACTGGTTCTCCCCTATCCCGTGCTGTGAGTATGAGGTGGTGAACAGGTTCTTCCTCCCAGTCCAGGGGCCTCTCCAGTACCAGTTTTGGGTACTTGACTCCTTCAGCTCTACTTTGTACTTGAAGAGAGAAGTGATGGTTGGGGCTCAGCTCATAGTCCTGGAGCGAATTCATTTCCAGATCTGGATCATAAGCACTTTCTAGGATAAACTGTGTTCCCGGAGCCGTTGTTTCACTGATTTTTAGTTCTAGCTCCTCAGCTCGAAAACGAGGAGCATTATCATTGATATCGGTTATTTCTACCTCCACTGAATAAATTTTCAATTTGTCCTCAATTAGAATATTAAAATTCAGAAGGCACTGGACCCTTTGGGAGCAGAGCTCTTCCCTATCTATTCTGTCCACGGTGACCAAGCTGCCGCTTCTGACATTGAGAGCGAAATGCTGCTTCTTACCTCT
This genomic stretch from Gracilinanus agilis isolate LMUSP501 unplaced genomic scaffold, AgileGrace unplaced_scaffold59078, whole genome shotgun sequence harbors:
- the LOC123256451 gene encoding protocadherin gamma-A3-like; the protein is MVSWQKYRNGRDQILFCFLLGLLLDTMTAQIRYSIPEEMEKGSFVGNIAKDLGLELQELSQRGARIVSRGKKQHFALNVRSGSLVTVDRIDREELCSQRVQCLLNFNILIEDKLKIYSVEVEITDINDNAPRFRAEELELKISETTAPGTQFILESAYDPDLEMNSLQDYELSPNHHFSLQVQSRAEGVKYPKLVLERPLDWEEEPVHHLILTARDRGEPVHSGTARILVTVLDGNDNAPVFTQPIYTVNVPENVPQGTTLLTVNATDADEGINSQVRYFQVKIPGKTSQIFQLNSVTGELTTLKNLDYEDTEFYDIEVEAQDGLGLWGRAKIHVTVVDMNDNAPEVTIT